CACTCATTACCAATTCCTTTTGTTCAACAATTTCCACTGAGTATTTATCGCTTTTTTTTAACTGCTGGATAAGATATTGCCTCGCCAACCCATCTACGCCCGACATCGAAAGGTTAGGTGTTAACCAAGTGCTTTTTTCATCAGAAGTTGCAAGACTAGCTTGCTGCTTAGTAAGCCAAAAAACATTGCCAGCACTCGCTTCAATTATATGACCTAAACAATTACTGACCAACAAGTCATCCTCTTCGCGTTCATCTAGTTCTTGTCTCACGAGTACTTGTTCTAACCGATTGAGATGCTTTATACCGGCCAGCAACGGATTAACGCCAAGCGCAGTTTTCGCTAACCCTAGATTGATCCCCTGTTGATGCCACGTGTTGTAATGTACAGGAAATTCATGAATTGAAATGATTACCTTACCTTGGGTGCAACCAAGTCGAGAATACCCTCTTCCCCCCTCACCTGCTGAAATCAGGACTTTGAGCACTGCCAGCGGGTAGTCTTTGGCAAGCTCGGCTAACCGCTGCTCTAAACCTGATAACTCTACATCAATTACAAGGCGCTGAACGCCGTTTAACAATCGTTCAATATGTGCAGATAGGTTTAATACTTTACCCTCAGCAATTTTTGCAGTGGTAAAAAGGCCATCACCATAGGCCAAGGCGCGATCACTGGTACTAATCTTTTGTCGGTTTTGTTTTTTTGGTTGTTGGAATATTTCGACGTAGCTATGTGACATGTAAAAATGACATGTAATACTTACATGCTAAAAATAAAAAAGCTTGAATACCTAAAGTATTCAAGCTTAATTGATTGATAGCAAGCGATATTTACGTGTTAACTACACCTTAGACGGTAATTAGCGACCGAAAATTTATTTAGCCTGTGTTACGTAAACTGCTTACTAATCGACTTTTTTAAACTCTTCTAAACTTTTTTAAATAATAAAGAGCCGTTTGTGCCGCCAAAACCGAATGAATTACAAAGTGCATATTCAAGGTCAACGTCGCGGGCGCCATCAGCAATGTAATCTAAGTCGCAGCCTTCGCTTGGGTTTTCTAAATTAATCGTCGGCGGTACTTTGCCATTAGCAATGGCCTGAATAGTAAAGATCGCTTCAACAGCACCGGCGGCACCAAGTAAATGACCTGTCATCGACTTTGTTGAACCTACCATCAATGCTTTTGCATGATCACCAAATACGGTTTTTACTGCGTTGGTTTCAGCAATGTCACCCGCAGGTGTCGATGTACCATGGGCATTAATATAACCAATTTTTGTAATATCGATGTCGGCATCATTAATAGCATTTTGCATTGCAGCAGCCGCACCTTCACCATCAGCCGGTGGTGACGTCATATGATGGGCATCACCGCTCATACCAAAGCCAACAAGTTCAGCGTAAACTTTTGCACCACGAGCTTTCGCGTGTTCATACTCTTCTAGCATAATTACGCCTGCACCATCACCCAGTACAAATCCATCTCTGTCTTGATCCCAAGGGCGAGAGGCTTTCTCTGGATCGTCATTTCGTGTTGATAAGGCACGTGCCGCGCCGAAGCCACCCATGCCTAGTGGCGTTGAAGCTTTTTCTGCACCGCCAGCAAGCATTGCATCGGCATCGCCGTAAGCAATCATACGCGCCGCATGACCAATATTGTGAACACCGCTAGTACACGCCGTGACAATTGAAATGTTTGGACCTTTTAAGCCGTACTGAATAGACAGGTGGCCTGAGATCATATTGATAATGGTCGCAGGAACAAAAAATGGTGATAGTCTACGTGGGCTGCTATTTAATAACTTCTCGTGGTTCTCTTCAATTAAGCCTAAACCGCCAATCCCTGAGCCGACAGCAACGCCAATACGTGCTGCATTTTGTTCTGTCACGTCAATGCCAGAATCTTTAATTGCCTGAATACCTGCGGCTACGCCGTACTGGATAAACAAGTCCATTTTTTTGGCTTCTTTTTTTGGCATATAGTCTTCAACATTGAAGTCTTTTACCAAACCAGCAAACTTAGTTGGGTAGTCTGTGGTATCAAAATGCTCAATCATGCTGATGCCACTTTGACCAGCAAGCAAGGCATTAAATGTTTGTTCAGGTGAATTGCCCAGCGGGCTCAACATACCAAGACCGGTAACTACAACACGTCGCATAGGAAGAGTTGCCTCCGATAGAATAGATTTTAGATAGGTAATTATAGTTCGTTAATGCTCAGTTTAGTTGATTCTATTTAACACGAGCGATAACGAGATGACTTAGGTAGAAAGTAATCAGGCGGTATGTACCGCCTGATTTAATAATTACTGGTTAGCTGTTACGTAATCGATTGCAGCTTGAACAGTTGTGATCTTCTCTGCTTCTT
The nucleotide sequence above comes from Thalassotalea euphylliae. Encoded proteins:
- the pabC gene encoding aminodeoxychorismate lyase, which gives rise to MSHSYVEIFQQPKKQNRQKISTSDRALAYGDGLFTTAKIAEGKVLNLSAHIERLLNGVQRLVIDVELSGLEQRLAELAKDYPLAVLKVLISAGEGGRGYSRLGCTQGKVIISIHEFPVHYNTWHQQGINLGLAKTALGVNPLLAGIKHLNRLEQVLVRQELDEREEDDLLVSNCLGHIIEASAGNVFWLTKQQASLATSDEKSTWLTPNLSMSGVDGLARQYLIQQLKKSDKYSVEIVEQKELVMSDINSMLVCNSVLGIAPVHKFAGSALSLAPVHKLQKEFTL
- the fabF gene encoding beta-ketoacyl-ACP synthase II — encoded protein: MRRVVVTGLGMLSPLGNSPEQTFNALLAGQSGISMIEHFDTTDYPTKFAGLVKDFNVEDYMPKKEAKKMDLFIQYGVAAGIQAIKDSGIDVTEQNAARIGVAVGSGIGGLGLIEENHEKLLNSSPRRLSPFFVPATIINMISGHLSIQYGLKGPNISIVTACTSGVHNIGHAARMIAYGDADAMLAGGAEKASTPLGMGGFGAARALSTRNDDPEKASRPWDQDRDGFVLGDGAGVIMLEEYEHAKARGAKVYAELVGFGMSGDAHHMTSPPADGEGAAAAMQNAINDADIDITKIGYINAHGTSTPAGDIAETNAVKTVFGDHAKALMVGSTKSMTGHLLGAAGAVEAIFTIQAIANGKVPPTINLENPSEGCDLDYIADGARDVDLEYALCNSFGFGGTNGSLLFKKV